The following proteins are encoded in a genomic region of Mycolicibacterium confluentis:
- a CDS encoding LamB/YcsF family protein: MRTVDLNADLGEGFGVWQVADDEAMLDVVTSANIACGFHAGDPAGLARTCAAAATRGIGIGAQVGYRDLHGFGRRFIDVEPTDLTAEVVYQIGALQALARIAGSRVTYVKPHGALYNTIVTHQEQARAVAEAVHAVDPALPVLGLPGSVFFDECRRLGLRTVAEVFADRAYRPDGQLVSRREPGAVLHDPVEIAERVATMVATGMVRSVAGSDVAVEAESICVHGDSPDAVQIARAVRDRLLAEGITLRAFA, translated from the coding sequence ATGCGCACGGTCGATCTGAACGCCGACCTCGGCGAGGGCTTTGGAGTGTGGCAGGTGGCCGACGACGAGGCCATGCTCGACGTCGTCACGAGCGCGAACATCGCGTGCGGTTTCCATGCTGGAGATCCCGCCGGGCTGGCGCGCACCTGCGCGGCCGCGGCCACCCGTGGCATCGGGATCGGCGCCCAGGTGGGGTATCGCGACCTTCACGGGTTCGGCCGTCGCTTCATCGACGTCGAACCCACCGACCTCACCGCCGAGGTGGTTTATCAGATCGGCGCCCTGCAGGCCCTGGCCCGGATCGCGGGGTCGCGCGTCACCTACGTCAAACCCCATGGGGCGCTGTACAACACGATCGTCACGCACCAGGAGCAGGCGCGCGCGGTCGCCGAGGCCGTACATGCGGTCGATCCGGCACTGCCGGTGCTCGGCCTGCCCGGATCGGTGTTCTTCGACGAATGCCGGCGGCTGGGTCTTCGAACGGTGGCCGAAGTGTTCGCCGACCGCGCCTACCGCCCCGACGGCCAGCTGGTGTCGCGGCGAGAACCCGGTGCCGTGCTGCACGACCCGGTCGAGATCGCCGAACGGGTCGCCACGATGGTGGCCACCGGCATGGTGCGGTCGGTGGCCGGATCCGACGTTGCGGTGGAGGCCGAATCGATCTGCGTGCACGGCGATTCACCCGACGCCGTGCAGATCGCCCGGGCCGTGCGCGACCGCCTGCTGGCCGAGGGCATCACGTTGCGTGCCTTCGCGTGA
- a CDS encoding metal ABC transporter solute-binding protein, Zn/Mn family, with amino-acid sequence MTSCSDQRPAETEATGDTACPTTPVNVVVSVDQWGDIVSQLGGACANVTTVVAATSVDPHDFEPSPADAAKFRDAQLVVLNGGHYDEWAAKLAQTSAPTAAVVNAVAIEHADHSDHADHSDHADHPADAHAWYDPAAVVGVADAVTAKLTELAPAARDHFADRRADFAEALRPYEAAIAAIKAGASGRGYAATEGVFNPMGQALGLQNRTPAGYQAATNNDGDPTPADLGAFLTLLGDKGVDVLIFNTQTEGSVPAQLRAAAEAAGIPVVNVTETVAPGSDSFEAWQVDQLTALAEALGVSL; translated from the coding sequence TTGACCTCGTGCTCTGACCAGCGACCGGCGGAGACCGAGGCCACGGGCGACACCGCATGCCCCACGACCCCGGTCAACGTCGTGGTCAGCGTCGACCAGTGGGGTGACATCGTGTCCCAACTCGGCGGTGCCTGCGCAAACGTGACGACCGTCGTGGCCGCGACGTCGGTCGACCCGCATGATTTCGAGCCCTCGCCGGCCGACGCGGCGAAGTTCCGCGACGCCCAACTCGTCGTCCTCAACGGTGGCCACTACGACGAGTGGGCCGCGAAACTCGCGCAGACTTCCGCTCCGACCGCTGCGGTCGTGAATGCGGTCGCCATCGAACACGCCGACCACTCCGATCATGCGGACCATTCCGATCATGCGGATCACCCCGCGGACGCGCATGCCTGGTATGACCCGGCCGCCGTGGTCGGCGTCGCCGATGCGGTCACCGCGAAACTCACCGAACTCGCGCCCGCGGCGCGGGACCACTTCGCTGATCGCCGAGCGGACTTCGCCGAGGCGCTGCGCCCCTACGAGGCCGCCATCGCGGCGATCAAGGCCGGTGCCTCGGGCCGCGGTTACGCAGCCACCGAGGGCGTCTTCAACCCGATGGGCCAGGCCCTCGGGCTGCAGAACCGCACCCCCGCGGGCTATCAGGCCGCGACGAACAACGACGGCGACCCAACGCCCGCCGATCTGGGTGCGTTCCTTACGCTGCTTGGCGACAAGGGTGTCGACGTGCTGATCTTCAACACCCAGACGGAGGGTTCGGTGCCCGCCCAACTGCGCGCCGCGGCCGAGGCGGCCGGAATCCCGGTGGTGAACGTGACCGAAACGGTGGCGCCCGGGTCGGATTCGTTCGAGGCTTGGCAGGTGGACCAACTCACCGCACTGGCCGAGGCCCTTGGTGTCTCACTCTGA
- a CDS encoding metal ABC transporter ATP-binding protein has protein sequence MSHSEADPDVTPALSFDDVSVVRGGRLIWSEGTFDVPAGGITAVIGSNGSGKTTLLKVVLGLTRVASGEVRVLGRAPGQATDLIGYVPQNYAAAAGHAIRATDAVMLGLIGNRWGFAWPRPEERHRVMETLAAVGASDFARRRLSELSGGQRQRVAIAEALVSRPRLLILDEPLTALDLRHQREIVTLLGRIRDEFGVTILVVAHDLNPLLGVLDSAIYLLDGHAHFALMNEVVDGELLSHLYGTSIQVVHTPQGDLYMRSV, from the coding sequence GTGTCTCACTCTGAGGCCGATCCCGACGTCACACCCGCGCTGTCCTTCGACGACGTCAGCGTCGTCCGCGGGGGTCGGCTGATCTGGTCGGAGGGCACGTTCGACGTGCCCGCCGGCGGCATCACCGCGGTCATCGGATCCAATGGGTCGGGCAAGACCACGCTGCTCAAGGTCGTGCTGGGCCTGACCCGGGTGGCCTCAGGCGAGGTCCGGGTACTGGGCCGGGCGCCCGGGCAGGCCACCGACCTCATCGGCTACGTACCGCAGAACTACGCCGCGGCCGCGGGCCACGCCATTCGCGCCACCGATGCGGTGATGCTCGGCCTGATCGGGAATCGCTGGGGCTTCGCGTGGCCGCGACCGGAGGAGCGGCACCGAGTGATGGAGACGCTGGCCGCCGTCGGGGCCAGCGACTTCGCCCGGCGCAGGCTGTCCGAACTGTCGGGCGGTCAGCGCCAGCGGGTGGCGATCGCGGAGGCACTGGTGAGCCGGCCCCGCCTGCTGATCCTCGATGAGCCGTTGACGGCCCTGGACCTGCGGCACCAGCGTGAGATCGTCACCCTGCTCGGCCGCATCCGCGACGAGTTCGGCGTGACGATCCTGGTGGTGGCCCACGACCTCAACCCGCTGCTCGGCGTCCTCGACAGTGCGATCTACCTCCTCGACGGCCACGCGCACTTCGCGCTCATGAACGAGGTCGTCGACGGCGAACTGCTCAGCCACCTGTACGGCACCTCGATCCAGGTCGTCCACACTCCGCAGGGCGACCTGTACATGCGGAGCGTGTGA
- a CDS encoding metal ABC transporter permease, with protein MTTELIAMGYQHNWWQILTSGFMRNALIGGTLVALAAGLIGYFIVVRNTAFAAHALAHIGFPGATGAVLVGVPVTLGLGVFCIGGALVIGALGKKADDREIATGTVLAAATGLGLFFSSLATKSTSTVTNVLFGNLLAVTHAQLVTFGVLVLVLAVAITALFRPLLFSSVNADVAEAKGVPVRALSVVFMALLGLAVTMAVQAVGTLLLFALVVTPAATAIMLTARPIAAMATSTVLSLLAVWGGLVVSAILNLPPSFAIVTLVCAVWLAVWAFNQRAAAVPKGDSRARMN; from the coding sequence ATGACCACTGAACTGATCGCGATGGGCTACCAGCACAACTGGTGGCAGATCCTGACCTCGGGTTTCATGCGCAACGCCCTGATCGGCGGCACGCTGGTCGCGCTGGCCGCGGGACTGATCGGCTACTTCATCGTGGTGCGCAACACCGCGTTCGCCGCACACGCATTGGCGCACATCGGATTTCCCGGTGCGACGGGAGCCGTACTGGTCGGCGTCCCGGTGACGCTGGGACTCGGGGTGTTCTGCATCGGCGGTGCGCTTGTGATCGGAGCGCTCGGCAAGAAGGCCGACGACCGTGAGATCGCCACCGGCACGGTCCTGGCCGCTGCCACCGGCCTGGGCCTGTTCTTCAGCTCATTGGCCACCAAGAGCACCAGCACCGTGACCAACGTGCTGTTCGGAAATCTGTTGGCCGTCACGCACGCGCAGTTGGTCACCTTCGGGGTGCTGGTGCTGGTGTTGGCGGTCGCCATCACCGCACTGTTCCGCCCTCTGCTGTTCTCCTCGGTCAACGCTGACGTCGCCGAGGCCAAAGGTGTGCCGGTGCGGGCACTGTCGGTGGTCTTCATGGCCCTGCTCGGTCTGGCCGTCACGATGGCGGTCCAGGCGGTCGGCACGCTGCTGCTGTTCGCGCTCGTGGTGACGCCCGCGGCGACCGCGATCATGCTGACCGCGCGCCCGATCGCGGCCATGGCGACCTCGACTGTGCTGTCGCTGCTGGCGGTCTGGGGTGGTCTGGTCGTCTCCGCGATCCTCAATCTGCCGCCGAGTTTCGCGATTGTCACGTTGGTCTGTGCGGTCTGGCTGGCCGTGTGGGCATTCAATCAGCGCGCCGCGGCGGTGCCGAAGGGCGACTCCCGCGCCCGGATGAACTAG
- a CDS encoding LacI family DNA-binding transcriptional regulator → MPRSPTPRRRATLASLAAELKVSRTTISNAYNRPDQLSPDLRERILATAKQMGYAGPDPVARSLRTRKAGAVGLVITEPLTYSFSDPAALNFVAGLAETCEQAGQGLLLVAVGPSRSVEEGSSAVLSAGVDGFVVYAAPDEDPYLQLVRERGLPLVVVDQPSDVPGASFVGIADRAAMRELADYVVGLGHREIGLLTLRLGNRDDADADGRAQAALVSSERLRDTPFRAQSERIAGVRDAMSAAGLGDDALTIVESFEHDAVSGGAAAELALTANPRITALMCTADVLALAAMDHLRARGIYVPGQMTVTGFDGVPEAVKRGLTTVSQPSLEKGRRAGSLLHQPPRSGLPVVDILPTELIRGRTAGPPG, encoded by the coding sequence ATGCCCAGAAGTCCCACGCCCCGGCGTCGGGCCACGCTGGCTTCTTTGGCCGCCGAACTGAAGGTTTCGCGCACCACGATCTCCAATGCGTACAACCGGCCAGACCAGTTGTCCCCCGATCTTCGCGAACGCATTCTGGCGACGGCCAAGCAGATGGGCTACGCCGGACCGGATCCCGTCGCGCGCTCACTGCGCACGCGCAAGGCGGGTGCGGTGGGCCTCGTCATCACCGAACCGCTGACGTACTCCTTCAGCGACCCCGCGGCCCTGAACTTCGTGGCGGGCCTGGCCGAGACCTGCGAGCAGGCCGGACAGGGGTTGCTGCTGGTGGCGGTCGGGCCAAGTCGCTCGGTCGAGGAGGGTTCGAGTGCGGTGCTGTCGGCGGGCGTCGACGGTTTCGTGGTCTACGCGGCCCCCGATGAGGACCCCTACCTGCAGTTGGTGCGGGAGCGCGGTCTGCCACTCGTGGTGGTGGACCAACCCAGTGACGTGCCCGGTGCCTCGTTCGTCGGCATCGCGGACCGCGCCGCGATGCGTGAACTCGCCGACTATGTGGTGGGTCTGGGGCATCGCGAGATCGGCCTGCTGACACTGCGTTTGGGCAACCGTGACGACGCCGATGCCGACGGGCGTGCGCAGGCCGCGCTGGTGTCTTCGGAGCGATTGCGGGACACGCCCTTTCGCGCGCAGTCCGAACGCATCGCGGGCGTGCGCGACGCGATGTCCGCGGCAGGGCTTGGCGACGACGCGCTGACCATTGTGGAGAGCTTCGAGCACGACGCCGTCTCCGGCGGCGCCGCAGCGGAATTGGCGTTGACCGCCAACCCCCGGATCACGGCGCTGATGTGCACGGCCGACGTGTTGGCGCTGGCGGCGATGGACCATCTGCGGGCGCGCGGCATCTACGTACCGGGTCAGATGACCGTCACCGGATTCGACGGGGTTCCCGAAGCCGTCAAACGAGGACTGACGACGGTGTCGCAACCCAGCCTGGAGAAGGGCAGGCGCGCAGGCAGTCTGCTGCACCAACCGCCCCGGTCGGGACTGCCGGTCGTCGACATTCTGCCGACCGAACTGATTCGTGGGCGGACGGCGGGCCCGCCCGGTTAA
- the otsB gene encoding trehalose-phosphatase produces the protein MRPLPADLTSALRTVAALPRLLVTSDFDGTLAPIVNHPADARPLPHAADALHALAEQPGITVALISGRGLTDLAALSGMSETVQLVGSHGAEFAHGFAHEIDEGLLATITAELTAIADRHPGVTVEPKRASVALHVRNASPEDGEAALAAAVAAGKSWNAESTAGKAVLEFAVITTDKGEAIDILREGADADAVVYFGDDVTDEKAFRRLRDSDVAVKVGPGETLATHRVETPEDVAAALEFLVQLRRGD, from the coding sequence GTGCGTCCACTGCCAGCGGATCTGACGTCCGCGCTGCGGACTGTGGCGGCCCTGCCGCGACTGCTGGTCACCTCCGACTTCGACGGCACGCTGGCGCCGATCGTCAACCATCCGGCCGACGCCCGTCCGCTGCCCCACGCCGCCGACGCGCTGCACGCGCTCGCCGAACAACCGGGAATCACGGTTGCGCTGATCTCGGGCCGGGGCCTCACCGACCTGGCCGCACTGTCGGGGATGTCTGAGACCGTGCAGTTGGTCGGCAGCCACGGCGCCGAATTCGCGCACGGCTTCGCCCACGAGATCGACGAGGGCCTGCTCGCGACCATCACCGCGGAGTTGACCGCGATCGCCGACCGCCACCCAGGTGTCACCGTCGAGCCCAAACGCGCGAGCGTGGCCCTTCATGTGCGCAATGCCTCCCCCGAGGACGGCGAGGCGGCGCTGGCCGCGGCGGTCGCCGCCGGAAAGTCCTGGAATGCCGAGTCCACCGCGGGCAAGGCCGTCCTGGAGTTCGCGGTGATCACAACCGACAAGGGTGAGGCCATCGACATCCTGCGGGAGGGCGCCGACGCGGATGCGGTGGTGTACTTCGGGGACGACGTGACCGACGAGAAGGCGTTCCGTCGCCTGCGTGACAGCGATGTCGCCGTCAAGGTCGGCCCGGGCGAAACCCTGGCCACCCACCGCGTCGAGACCCCCGAGGACGTCGCGGCGGCACTCGAGTTCCTGGTGCAGTTGCGCCGCGGCGATTAA
- the kstR gene encoding cholesterol catabolism transcriptional regulator KstR, translating into MATNTRSATTGTQPRQVMTVPVLAESELGSDAQRERRKRILDATMAIASKGGYEAVQMRAVADRADVAVGTLYRYFPSKVHLLVSALGREFERIDAKTDRTVIAGGTPYQRLNFMVSKLNRAMQRNPLLTEAMTRAYVFADASAAGEVDHVEKIIDSMFARAMADGEPSEDQYHIARVISDVWLSNLLAWLTRRASATDVSKRLDLAVRLLIGDGAGVESGATNP; encoded by the coding sequence ATGGCGACGAACACACGGTCAGCAACCACCGGTACACAACCGCGTCAGGTCATGACCGTGCCCGTCCTCGCCGAGTCCGAACTCGGATCCGATGCCCAGCGCGAGCGGCGCAAGCGCATCCTCGACGCCACCATGGCCATCGCCTCCAAGGGCGGTTACGAGGCCGTCCAGATGCGCGCCGTGGCCGACCGCGCCGACGTCGCCGTCGGAACGCTCTACCGCTACTTCCCGTCCAAGGTGCACCTGCTGGTGTCGGCGCTGGGCCGGGAGTTCGAGCGGATCGACGCCAAGACGGACCGCACGGTGATCGCCGGCGGCACGCCCTACCAGCGACTGAACTTCATGGTGAGCAAGCTGAACCGCGCCATGCAGCGGAACCCGTTGCTGACCGAGGCGATGACACGCGCCTACGTCTTCGCCGACGCCTCCGCGGCCGGTGAGGTCGACCACGTCGAGAAGATCATCGACTCGATGTTCGCCCGCGCCATGGCCGACGGCGAACCGAGCGAGGACCAGTACCACATCGCCCGCGTGATCTCCGACGTGTGGCTGTCGAATCTGCTGGCCTGGCTCACCCGGCGGGCCTCGGCCACCGACGTCAGCAAGCGCCTGGACCTTGCTGTGCGCCTGCTGATCGGCGACGGCGCTGGGGTCGAGTCCGGCGCGACCAACCCCTGA
- a CDS encoding acyl-CoA dehydrogenase, with product MTSNTSISEEIAARDLVRSWASGSGGIAAARDVEQGEPGAWRPVYEGLAELGLFGVAVDEEAGGAGASVTDLCAMLDEAAYALVPGPVASTALATLLLDDAEALGALISGERVAAVALAADVRLDGDTVSGRADHVLGAEPGALLLLPAGDQWVLVDGAAAGVTISALPATDFSRPLGRVDLDSAPASVLAVSPQRVADLAATVLAAEAAGVARWALHTAVSYAKVREQFGKPIGSFQAIKHMCAEMLLRSEQASVAAADAARAAAESAGSDDDQLSIAAAVAAAAGIAAAGIAAAKANAKDCIQVLGGIGITWEHDAHLYLRRAYGIEAALGGRRHWLRRVAQLTADGVRRTLDIDLSSVEQLRPEIAATVAEVAARPAEERQRALADAGLQAPHWPRPYGRDSSPAEQLLIDQELEAGGVERPDLVIGWWAAPTILEHGSPEQVQRFVPATLRGDVIWCQLFSEPGAGSDLAALRMKAVRAEGGWRLTGQKVWTSAAQKAHWGVCLARTNPDVAKHKGITYFLIDMTSPGIVIRPLREITGDELFNEVFFDDVFVPDEMVVGTVDDGWRLARTTLANERVAMAQGTALGNPMEELLGTVRDGGLDPADLDRLAELIVSAQVGSLLDQRIAQLAVGGGDPGPQASARKLIGVRYRQGLAEFRMELSEGAGAVIGPRVHDFLNTRCLTIAGGSEQILLNLAGERLLGLPR from the coding sequence GTGACTTCCAACACCAGCATCTCCGAGGAGATCGCCGCCCGTGACCTGGTCCGCAGTTGGGCCTCGGGGTCCGGCGGCATCGCCGCCGCACGAGATGTCGAACAGGGTGAGCCCGGGGCCTGGCGGCCCGTCTACGAGGGCCTGGCCGAACTAGGGCTGTTCGGTGTCGCGGTCGACGAGGAGGCCGGCGGCGCAGGCGCGTCGGTGACCGACCTGTGCGCCATGCTCGACGAGGCCGCCTACGCCCTGGTGCCCGGCCCGGTCGCCTCCACCGCACTGGCCACACTGCTGCTCGACGACGCCGAGGCCCTCGGCGCGCTCATCTCCGGTGAGCGGGTCGCCGCGGTGGCGCTTGCCGCCGACGTGCGCCTCGACGGTGACACGGTGTCGGGTAGGGCCGACCACGTGCTCGGCGCCGAACCGGGTGCCCTGCTGCTGCTCCCGGCGGGGGACCAGTGGGTGCTGGTCGACGGTGCCGCGGCGGGCGTGACGATCTCGGCGTTGCCGGCCACCGACTTCTCCCGTCCGCTGGGGCGCGTCGATCTGGACTCGGCGCCGGCGAGCGTGTTGGCGGTGTCACCGCAGCGGGTGGCGGATCTGGCCGCGACGGTGCTGGCCGCCGAGGCCGCGGGCGTGGCGCGCTGGGCGCTGCACACCGCGGTCTCCTACGCCAAGGTCCGAGAGCAGTTCGGCAAGCCGATCGGCAGCTTCCAGGCCATCAAGCACATGTGCGCGGAGATGCTGCTGCGCTCCGAGCAGGCCTCGGTGGCCGCCGCGGATGCGGCCCGCGCCGCCGCGGAGTCGGCCGGATCCGACGACGACCAGCTGTCGATCGCCGCCGCGGTCGCCGCCGCCGCGGGCATTGCCGCGGCGGGCATTGCCGCGGCCAAGGCCAACGCCAAGGACTGCATCCAGGTGCTCGGTGGCATCGGCATCACCTGGGAGCACGACGCGCACCTTTACCTGCGTCGCGCTTATGGCATCGAGGCGGCGCTGGGCGGGCGGCGTCACTGGCTGCGCCGCGTGGCTCAGCTGACCGCCGACGGCGTGCGGCGCACCCTCGACATCGACCTCAGTTCCGTCGAGCAGTTGCGGCCCGAGATCGCCGCGACCGTGGCCGAGGTGGCCGCGCGCCCAGCCGAGGAGCGGCAGCGCGCGCTGGCCGACGCCGGGTTGCAGGCGCCGCACTGGCCGCGGCCGTACGGCCGGGACTCCTCGCCGGCCGAGCAGCTTCTCATCGATCAGGAACTCGAGGCCGGTGGCGTCGAGCGGCCGGATCTGGTCATCGGATGGTGGGCCGCACCCACGATCCTCGAGCACGGCAGTCCGGAGCAGGTGCAGCGGTTCGTGCCCGCGACGTTGCGCGGTGACGTCATCTGGTGCCAGCTGTTCAGCGAGCCGGGCGCGGGATCCGACCTGGCCGCGCTGCGCATGAAAGCCGTTCGCGCCGAAGGTGGTTGGCGACTCACCGGACAGAAGGTGTGGACCTCGGCCGCGCAGAAGGCGCACTGGGGTGTCTGCCTGGCGCGCACCAATCCCGACGTCGCCAAGCACAAGGGCATCACGTACTTCCTGATCGACATGACGTCACCGGGCATCGTGATCCGTCCGCTGCGTGAGATCACCGGCGATGAACTGTTCAACGAGGTGTTCTTCGACGACGTCTTCGTGCCCGACGAGATGGTGGTCGGCACGGTCGACGACGGCTGGCGCCTGGCCCGCACCACTCTGGCCAACGAGCGTGTCGCGATGGCGCAGGGCACGGCCCTGGGCAATCCGATGGAGGAACTGCTCGGCACGGTCCGCGACGGTGGACTCGACCCGGCCGATCTCGATCGCCTCGCCGAGTTGATCGTCTCGGCCCAGGTGGGGTCGCTGCTGGATCAGCGGATCGCCCAGCTCGCCGTCGGCGGTGGGGATCCGGGACCACAGGCCAGTGCGCGCAAGCTGATCGGGGTTCGGTACCGGCAGGGGCTGGCGGAGTTCCGGATGGAACTGTCCGAGGGTGCGGGCGCGGTCATCGGCCCGCGCGTGCACGACTTCCTCAACACCCGCTGCCTGACCATCGCGGGCGGTTCCGAGCAGATCCTGCTGAACCTGGCCGGCGAGCGCCTGCTCGGCCTGCCCCGCTGA
- a CDS encoding ferredoxin--NADP reductase, giving the protein MTDEPLGSHVLELQVADVIAETDDARSLVFAVPDGAEIPAERLRYSPGQFLTLRIPSDRTGSVARCYSLCTSPFSDDALAVTVKRTAGGYASNWLCDNAHPGMRIHVLAPSGTFVPKDLDTDFLLVAGGSGITPMMAICKSALSEGSGQVTLIYANRDEGSVIFADALRELTAKHPDRLSVVHWLESVQGLPSAPALARLAAPFTDRQVFICGPGPFMAAAQDALGSLSVPADQVHVEVFKSLDSDPFAKVVIDDSDDDDQGPATAVVTLDGTTHEINWPRKAKLLDVLLDKGLDAPFSCREGHCGACAVLMKNGAVDMEINDVLEPSDLEEGLILGCQATPVSDSVEVTYDE; this is encoded by the coding sequence GTGACCGACGAGCCTCTGGGCAGCCACGTGCTGGAACTGCAGGTGGCGGACGTCATCGCCGAGACCGACGACGCACGGTCGCTGGTCTTCGCGGTGCCGGACGGTGCCGAGATCCCCGCTGAACGACTCCGCTACTCCCCCGGGCAGTTCCTGACCCTGCGGATCCCCTCCGACCGGACGGGATCGGTCGCCCGCTGCTACTCGCTGTGCACGTCCCCGTTCAGTGACGACGCGCTGGCGGTCACCGTCAAGCGCACGGCGGGCGGCTACGCGTCGAACTGGTTGTGCGACAACGCCCATCCCGGCATGCGCATCCACGTGCTGGCGCCCTCGGGAACCTTCGTGCCGAAGGACCTCGACACCGACTTCCTCCTGGTGGCGGGCGGCAGCGGCATCACACCGATGATGGCGATCTGTAAGTCGGCGCTCTCGGAGGGCTCCGGTCAGGTGACGCTGATCTACGCCAACCGCGACGAGGGCTCGGTGATCTTCGCGGACGCACTGCGCGAACTGACCGCCAAGCACCCCGACCGTCTTTCGGTGGTGCACTGGCTGGAGTCCGTGCAGGGCCTGCCGAGTGCACCCGCACTGGCCCGCCTGGCCGCACCCTTCACCGACCGGCAGGTGTTCATCTGCGGCCCCGGCCCGTTCATGGCCGCCGCACAGGACGCACTGGGCTCGCTGTCCGTGCCCGCCGACCAGGTGCACGTCGAGGTGTTCAAGTCGCTGGACAGCGACCCGTTCGCCAAAGTCGTGATCGACGACAGCGACGACGACGATCAGGGGCCGGCGACTGCCGTCGTCACCCTGGACGGGACGACCCACGAGATCAACTGGCCGCGCAAGGCCAAGCTGCTCGACGTGCTGCTCGACAAGGGCCTCGACGCGCCGTTCTCGTGCCGCGAGGGCCACTGCGGCGCGTGCGCGGTGCTGATGAAGAACGGCGCGGTCGATATGGAGATCAACGACGTGCTGGAGCCCTCGGACCTCGAGGAGGGCCTGATCCTGGGCTGCCAGGCCACACCGGTGTCCGATTCGGTCGAAGTGACCTACGACGAATAG
- the hsaA gene encoding 3-hydroxy-9,10-secoandrosta-1,3,5(10)-triene-9,17-dione monooxygenase oxygenase subunit, whose protein sequence is MTSIQQLDAQTVLAGIDELLPKLRERAQATEDLRRLPDENVQDLQDVGFFRLIQPEQWGGLQCDPTVFYEAVRRLASACGSTGWVAGILGIHNWHLALFDQKAQEDVWGADSTVRVSSSYAPMGVGVVTETGDGYLVNGAWNWSSGCDHASWAFLGGPVIKDGKPVDFGSFLIPRTDYTIDDVWHVVGLRGTGSNTVVVKDVFVPRHRFLSYRAMNDGTAGGYQTNSAPVYKMPWGTIHPTTISTPIVGMAYGAYDAHVEHQGKRVRAAYAGEKAKDDPFAKIRIAEAASDIDAAWRQLIGNVGDEYALLVEGKEIPFELRARARRDQVRATGRAIASIDRLFEAAGATALMNDAPVQRFWRDAHAGRVHAANDPERAYMIFGNNEFGLPPADTMV, encoded by the coding sequence GTGACGTCCATTCAACAGCTCGATGCGCAGACGGTGTTGGCCGGCATCGACGAACTTCTGCCGAAGCTGCGCGAGCGGGCTCAGGCCACCGAGGATCTGCGCCGTCTGCCCGACGAGAACGTGCAGGACCTCCAGGACGTCGGGTTCTTCCGACTGATCCAGCCCGAGCAGTGGGGCGGCCTGCAGTGCGACCCGACGGTCTTCTACGAAGCGGTTCGCCGGTTGGCCAGCGCCTGCGGTTCGACCGGGTGGGTGGCCGGCATCCTCGGCATCCACAACTGGCACCTGGCGCTGTTCGACCAGAAGGCCCAGGAGGACGTCTGGGGCGCGGACAGCACTGTCCGGGTGTCGTCGTCGTACGCACCGATGGGTGTGGGCGTGGTGACCGAGACCGGCGACGGTTACCTGGTCAACGGCGCTTGGAACTGGTCCTCGGGTTGTGACCACGCCAGTTGGGCGTTCCTCGGCGGGCCGGTCATCAAGGACGGCAAGCCGGTCGACTTCGGCAGCTTCCTGATCCCGCGGACGGACTACACGATCGACGACGTGTGGCATGTGGTGGGCCTGCGCGGTACCGGCAGCAACACCGTGGTGGTCAAGGACGTGTTCGTGCCCCGGCACCGCTTCCTGTCCTACCGCGCCATGAACGACGGCACCGCAGGCGGTTACCAGACCAACTCCGCGCCGGTCTACAAGATGCCGTGGGGCACAATCCATCCCACCACCATCTCGACCCCCATCGTGGGCATGGCCTATGGCGCGTACGACGCGCACGTCGAGCATCAGGGCAAGCGGGTGCGCGCGGCCTACGCCGGCGAGAAGGCCAAGGACGATCCGTTCGCCAAGATCCGCATCGCGGAAGCCGCGAGCGACATCGACGCGGCCTGGCGTCAGCTGATCGGCAACGTCGGCGACGAGTACGCGCTGCTGGTGGAGGGCAAGGAGATTCCGTTCGAGCTGCGGGCCCGCGCCCGCCGCGACCAGGTGCGCGCCACAGGCCGCGCCATCGCGTCCATCGACCGCCTGTTCGAGGCCGCGGGTGCCACCGCACTCATGAACGACGCTCCGGTGCAGCGGTTCTGGCGTGATGCGCATGCGGGTCGCGTGCACGCGGCCAACGATCCCGAGCGTGCGTACATGATCTTCGGCAACAACGAGTTCGGCCTGCCGCCGGCCGACACGATGGTCTGA